The genomic window GCTTGGTGAAGGACTCCACCAGGTTGTTGATGCCGTGCTCTGTGACCAGGGAGTTGTTGAAGACAAACTGGGGGTAGGTGTAGGCACGGTCCTCAATGCTGAAGGTTTCAGGCATCAGCGGGTGCCAGTGGTACAGGGTATTGAACTCAGCTGCGATACGGTTCTGGTACTGGAAACGCTGGTTGAAGAGGAGCTCCGGGTCGAACTTGAGCTGGAAGTGGTAGCCACTCAGGTGCTGGACATAGTCCTCAATCACGATCTTAATGGTCTCGCCTGCGAGCCAGAAAAGAAGGGAGGGCGGGAGTAAGAGAATGCATGACAACACTCCTTGAGGTTGGTGAGACATTTCTCAATAAACACCTGACACCCAAATATAGAGTTTTGATCTGTTTTATACAGAGCTGTTTTCATCTGTATGCATTGTACAGTTTCTAGAACATACTTGAATATTGCCATACTTTGATCATATACGATTCCCATTATAAGGACCTGAAGCGTTTATGACCAGTAGGTACAGTATGCTTGTCCACTTTTGGTACTGGTGACTCACCAATTAGGATAAGGCGTGTGGTCTGGAAGATGCGTTCGTCGTCCCATTCGGGATGCTCCTGCCTCAGGACGTCACAGACACGGTTGTGCTCGCGCAGCCAGATGGTGGCATACATCATGAGCCCGGGGACCAAACCAAAATGCTCGTGGCCCACAGCAAAGCGGTGCTCCTCGGGCACTTGGGGTGGGTAGTGCATCTCGGCCCCAACCTCCCTTACCAATGGGGGGTAGACCTCGCCATTCAGAACCCGATACTTCAGTTTGCCATCCTTGAACAGCCTCAGCTTGTGCTGTCTCTCCAGAGTGTCTCCGTAAACATGGTTTAAGTCCACCTGAAACAAAGAGGTAGAAAGTGAGTCCAAACATACACTCTAAGCCTAAGTTAAAGTCAACCATGAAACAAAATGGAAACATATTTTCATGTGACAGACGCACTATTTGTCATGTATTGTAAATTAGACTTACGCCATGGCCCAAGGCTTTGGTGAAAGCTGGTCCTTTCATGAAGTCTGATTTGAAGAACTGGTGGGTGAAGTGCTGGGCGAAGAAGGCGAACATGAGATTGGAACCCTGAGGATCCGGAATGAACCGCTTCCTCAACAAAACCTTCTCCACCACGAGCTTGGCATCCGGGAGCACTGCTCTTCCTATCAAGAGACAACAAAAAAAAGATGTTAGGAACATAATGTATTTGGTTAATAAATACAGTTAAAATAATGTTCATATGACTGTGTTATTGTTGCGTCTCCTTTTGGACTCTTGGGAAGTCTGTGACTTTCGACTGGTGGGAATGATTGAGTAACCCATCGGAGGGGAATTTTTAAGGTTTCCATAATCTCAGGTAAACTGTAAGGAATCCCAAAAGACTGGTTAGGCGTGAGCTCATTACCTGCGGTTCCCATAGGTGTAGGGCAGTTCTTTGGCAATGGGGGGAGCGTCCGTGTGTAGTAAGACAGGTTGGAGTAGGCCTCCCAGCTCTTGTAGCCATAATCAGCATTGTAAGTCGGTGGGCTGTCCACCAAATGTGAGCGGGCTATAGAGGCAAAGGCAGAAATATTAATTTTGTTAGGAAGCTGAGCAAAGACCTAATCTTTTAAAttgaatgtaaaaataaaaaatattttcaatgtataatttatttatttcttcTATTCTTACTTTATCTCCATACTTCCCATATCAGTAAATATCGTATATCCACATAATTAATTGAGTCAACTTTCATTCATAGACTAATCTTAATGCAAACTTCTGTAATGCGCTGACGAAAAGGTTTTACTATTTCAACTTACATGTCAGGACATAGCTCATTATAGCGTTTCTCACAAAGGTGATCTTGTTGATGACGTTCCACAACCCTTTGTAGTGAGTAAGGATGTAGTGAATAGTGTTCGGAGCTGGTTTCAATGATATTTTTATCCATGTTAGGAATTCAGCTGCAGAGTGGATAGAAGTGAGAAATATGTATAACAACAATAACGAATAAATCGCGTTAATAAGAATTCCCCATTATATCGTTGGAATAATCTGTATTACTGAAAATGTTTTACTTACGAGTTGTGCAGTTCTTTCCATAATATCCAGTCCTTGTGCAGTCGCACTCATAGTTGTCAAAGCCTTTTGAATTACATAACCCCCTATTTTCACAAGGCTGTGCACAGCAAGGATCAACTGAAAAGATACGGCAAAAGTTTAGAAGGCTTTACAAAATTATTATTAATGACTATTTTTTTCATTACAAGCATTATAATCTTTAACAAACAATTCAGATAAATCGAAAACACCTTATGTACAGTAAAGGTATAATTTAGTTATTCACAATAGAATAACTAAAGATGAAAAAAATATTCACATGAGAATCAAAATAAATATGCTCACCTCCTTCGCAGAAGTAGAGCCCCACAGTCAAGAGCAAAATTGTGCAGATTACTTTATTCATCCCCGAAAGATTCTATTGAATCGCAATCCGGTATAAAATGTCAAATTCCAGTCGACTCCTGCTCACTCTTCTGGTCACAGTGATTCTGAGGTTCTTGGATGCCTGGTCCATATTTATGTATGATGCTCATTCCAAGCTCTTACGCAAACTATTACGCTCTTGTCGAGGGGGGCCGGGAGGGGAACATTTTAACCAATCATCTTCCTCTTGGAGGTATTTGGTCTATTCTGCATCCAGTCTATTTTGGCATCCACATAGTGAGAAtttaaaacaataaaacaaaagtAACGGTATTTACAGTGTATTCAATCACGGAACATATTTTTTTCGTCTTATTTTATTCTGTTGTGTAAAGATTGATAAGAAAAGTAACacattttctaaaaacatatAACAGGCAGATCTACCGCACATCCAAAATCGATTAGTGAAAAAATGAACAACAGGAAAAAGTATCCGCACACTTCCAGGTAGATCCAAAAAAGTATTTTGATCGTAGCTATACTTTCGGTCAGTTGACCTCTGGCTCTCTGTGTGTCCTTATCTATCACTATGGTTTTTGGAGAAATGCTCCGATGAAGGTCGACTGACCGAAAGCGTAACGACAATCAAAATAAATTTGCATCTGCCTGGACGTGTGTTGAGACTTTTCCTTGTTTTCCCACTGAATATTGATAACAAAACTGAAAGAAATACATTCTACAGCCCTACACTGTTGCGACTAAGTATCCATTGTTATTTGAGACACCAGGCTAATACCACACTAAAGCTTGTCGGCCATAGGGAAGATTTACTTTACCATCATAGGCTATCTGACGCTGTCAACAAACGTTTTGGACGTTATTGTGTTTATATCCTCAACAGTTTTTGGTACATGTATATGTATCTGTTTCGGGTTGTAACATTTGTATGTGTTTTAAATTGTTAACCCTTCTGTTATGTTGAGGGTCAATTTGACCCATTTCTGCTTTTGAGTTGTCTAAAATACTAGTTTACCTCTGTTTTTCGCCATGAAATGAAATGACTTTTCCTAATTTAGGGTCATAAACCTAACTTCAAAATGTGGACACACTGATGTGTTGTGGAATGTCTGTAGATTTTGTATTCAAACATGAGTTGGTGCGTCATTTTGACCAAGGAGGCTTTCATGTGTATAGATATTTGCACAGGTCCAAAATAAACAAGTGTCTTTGATGTGTTTTGTTTTGACTGGTTCTGGTTGCACTTTTATCATTATTTTTGGGTGAAAAGGAGCTTTCCCCAAGCTTCTCCTTCTCAGTGCGAGAGCAGCAGATCTCTGACACAGACACTGCAAAAATGAGCTCCAAAAAAAATGTTCAGTCAACGAAGCCTCGTCACAAATTCTGGACTGTGACAGTGAAATAGAAGAAGAGGTTTCAGAGACAGAAGACATTTCAGAGATAGAGGACAATGCTGTTGATGATCCAGATAATGCATTTTTTCTTTGGTGAAGAGGATTCAGAGGAGGGGTCTGGTATACCATCCCCTCCATCAGATGAGAGGACATGAAAGTCTAAAGAAGGTACTATACAGAAGTCAAGGTAGACTGTCAGCTTCCAGTGTATTCAAAATTGTTCCAGGGCCTACACAATTTGACCCCCTCCCCCCTCGCCAAGACGGTAAAACCAGCACCACATGTGTAGAATGCAATGAACACATCTGCAGAAAGCACACATGTACATTGTGTTCAACATGTGGAGAGAAAGACTGAATGGATCATTTTGACCAATAGGGTCAAATCACACCTAAGTGTTACTGTTACCGGGAATTCAAAAACAATGCCTGCTTAGGGAAACAGAAAAGGCTTGTTTGTGAGAAAGGAAATATGTTTAACAAAAAGTTCTCAAATATATTGTTTTTGAAATGAAATGTTCTtgcatttctttctttctgtaaGGTCTGAGAAGACAAAATAAAGTTTGGTCTGTTTTTACTTGGTTCTTTGACTGTCTTGAGTGTGTTTAAACTGTGTGTGTCAATCTGACCCAATCCACAATGGATGTCATTTCCCTCCCCCCTGGCAAAGCACAAGGGTTAAATCAATCAATTGGATATCACATAATAAATAATCATCCTAATCATCCATAATTATTTATTAGGACTATTATTATGGTTATTATTTATATAGCTGTTTTTCTCATTCATATTAACACAATATTATTTTACTTTGAAAATGCATTATTGGTAAACTTCCAAAGCAATAACCAGTATGTAAGGC from Oncorhynchus masou masou isolate Uvic2021 chromosome 3, UVic_Omas_1.1, whole genome shotgun sequence includes these protein-coding regions:
- the LOC135515725 gene encoding prostaglandin G/H synthase 2-like; translation: MNKVICTILLLTVGLYFCEGVDPCCAQPCENRGLCNSKGFDNYECDCTRTGYYGKNCTTPEFLTWIKISLKPAPNTIHYILTHYKGLWNVINKITFVRNAIMSYVLTSRSHLVDSPPTYNADYGYKSWEAYSNLSYYTRTLPPLPKNCPTPMGTAGRAVLPDAKLVVEKVLLRKRFIPDPQGSNLMFAFFAQHFTHQFFKSDFMKGPAFTKALGHGVDLNHVYGDTLERQHKLRLFKDGKLKYRVLNGEVYPPLVREVGAEMHYPPQVPEEHRFAVGHEHFGLVPGLMMYATIWLREHNRVCDVLRQEHPEWDDERIFQTTRLILIGETIKIVIEDYVQHLSGYHFQLKFDPELLFNQRFQYQNRIAAEFNTLYHWHPLMPETFSIEDRAYTYPQFVFNNSLVTEHGINNLVESFTKQIAGRVAGGRNLPPALVGVAAKALEHSRDMRYQSLNAYRKRFNMRAYTSFEDLTGETELAAELESLYGDVDAVELYPGLLVERPRPNAVFGETMVEMGAPYSLKGLLGNPICSPEYWMPSTFGGSVGFDIVNTASLERLVCSNVKGSCPMVSFQVPDFLRAFESASVNTSEAHLSDMNPGVLFKERTSEL